A region of Pseudomonas marginalis DNA encodes the following proteins:
- a CDS encoding alkane 1-monooxygenase, with protein MNQTLAVPSVWTDGKRHLWWLGIMPLATPLLSGTLAITTGIQQLWWVGVLVIFGLIPLIDGLLGEDVSNPPESAVGHLESQSYYRWIVYTGVLFVISSVVITGWLAAGGIDWIIQGGLLQAAANLDPSSWLSHAASYITARTQLHGEPSWFTYLGMAMSTGAATGIAINTAHELGHKPNALEVFLAKVTLAPTFYGHFYTEHNRGHHVRVATPEDPASSRLGESFWAFLPRSVWFSAHSAWNLERERLRKLGLPAWHWKNAVLSAWMYSVVLWGAMIAWLGAAVIPFLVIQGIYGFSLLEVVNYVEHYGLKRQKLPNGRYERCSPRHSWNSNRIVTNIFLFQLQRHSDHHANPTRSYQSLRHFDESPQLPYGYASMIVWAYVPYLWRRRMDHRVLNHYAGDITLTNLQPSQRLKYLEKYSGSAKPF; from the coding sequence ATGAATCAGACATTGGCTGTCCCAAGCGTGTGGACCGACGGCAAGCGCCACCTGTGGTGGCTGGGCATCATGCCGCTGGCCACGCCGTTGTTGTCCGGCACCCTGGCGATCACGACCGGTATCCAGCAACTGTGGTGGGTCGGCGTGCTGGTGATCTTCGGCCTGATCCCATTGATCGACGGTCTGCTCGGTGAAGACGTGAGCAACCCGCCCGAATCCGCCGTTGGCCACCTCGAATCCCAAAGCTACTACCGCTGGATCGTCTATACCGGCGTGTTGTTCGTGATCTCCTCGGTGGTGATCACCGGCTGGCTGGCCGCCGGCGGGATCGACTGGATCATCCAGGGTGGCCTGTTGCAGGCTGCCGCGAACCTGGACCCTTCCAGCTGGCTATCCCACGCCGCCAGCTACATCACCGCCCGCACTCAACTGCATGGCGAACCGAGCTGGTTCACTTACCTGGGCATGGCGATGTCGACCGGTGCCGCCACCGGTATTGCGATCAATACCGCCCATGAACTGGGGCACAAGCCCAACGCTTTGGAGGTGTTCCTCGCCAAGGTGACCCTGGCGCCGACCTTCTACGGGCACTTCTACACCGAACACAATCGTGGCCATCACGTACGTGTTGCCACGCCGGAGGACCCCGCCAGCTCGCGGCTGGGCGAGAGCTTTTGGGCCTTCCTGCCGCGTTCGGTGTGGTTCAGCGCACACTCGGCCTGGAACCTGGAGCGCGAGCGCCTGCGCAAACTCGGCCTGCCGGCCTGGCATTGGAAAAACGCTGTGCTCAGTGCCTGGATGTACAGCGTGGTGTTGTGGGGCGCGATGATTGCCTGGCTCGGGGCAGCGGTGATTCCGTTCCTGGTTATCCAGGGCATCTACGGCTTCTCGTTGCTGGAAGTGGTGAACTATGTAGAGCACTACGGCCTTAAACGCCAGAAGTTGCCCAACGGTCGTTATGAACGGTGTTCGCCTCGGCACTCCTGGAACAGTAATCGGATTGTCACCAATATCTTTCTGTTCCAACTGCAGCGGCACTCCGATCATCACGCCAACCCGACGCGCAGTTATCAGTCGTTGCGCCACTTCGATGAGTCGCCGCAACTGCCTTATGGTTACGCGAGCATGATTGTCTGGGCGTATGTACCGTACTTGTGGCGGCGGCGCATGGATCATCGAGTCCTTAATCATTATGCCGGGGATATCACCCTGACCAATCTTCAACCTTCACAGCGTTTGAAGTACCTGGAGAAGTACAGCGGCAGTGCCAAGCCGTTTTGA
- a CDS encoding alpha/beta fold hydrolase, which produces MAVQWVTAAGVLVGASAVLWGFSAWMTRRIEAAVPINGRFVEVNGERFHYVEEGEGPPLVMIHGLMGSSRNLTYALSRQLREHFRVITLDRPGSGYSTRHKGTAADLPAQARQVAAFINQLGLDKPLVLGHSLGGAISLALALDHPEAISGLVLVAPLTHPQPRLPLVFWSLAVRPAWLRRFVAKTLTVPMGLLTRRSVVKGVFAPDAAPEDFATRGGGLLGMRPDNFYAASSEIALVNDCLPGMVKRYPQLALPIGLIYGAQDKVLDFRRHGQALADKVPGLKLQVVEGRGHMLPITATARVVEAVLHVAKRVRPVETATVLHPPFALANK; this is translated from the coding sequence ATGGCTGTGCAATGGGTGACTGCTGCAGGTGTGCTGGTGGGGGCAAGTGCGGTGCTATGGGGTTTCAGCGCCTGGATGACACGGCGCATCGAAGCCGCTGTTCCGATCAACGGGCGCTTCGTGGAGGTGAATGGCGAGCGCTTTCATTATGTGGAAGAGGGCGAGGGCCCGCCCCTGGTGATGATTCACGGGCTGATGGGCAGCAGTCGCAACCTGACCTATGCCTTGTCCCGCCAGTTGCGTGAGCACTTTCGGGTGATCACCCTCGACCGTCCCGGGTCGGGGTATTCCACGCGGCATAAAGGTACCGCTGCGGACTTGCCGGCCCAGGCGCGGCAAGTCGCGGCCTTCATCAACCAGCTTGGCCTGGACAAACCCTTGGTGCTCGGGCATTCCCTCGGCGGCGCGATTTCCCTGGCCCTGGCCCTCGATCATCCTGAGGCTATATCGGGCCTGGTGCTGGTGGCACCGTTGACCCATCCCCAACCCAGGTTGCCGCTGGTGTTCTGGTCGCTGGCGGTGCGACCGGCCTGGTTGCGACGCTTTGTGGCCAAAACCCTCACCGTGCCCATGGGCCTGTTGACTCGACGTTCGGTGGTCAAGGGCGTGTTTGCGCCGGACGCCGCTCCCGAGGATTTCGCCACCCGGGGCGGCGGCTTGCTGGGTATGCGCCCCGACAACTTTTACGCCGCCTCCAGCGAGATTGCGCTGGTCAACGACTGCCTGCCCGGGATGGTCAAGCGCTACCCCCAACTGGCCCTGCCCATCGGCCTGATCTATGGCGCGCAGGACAAGGTGCTGGACTTCCGCCGGCATGGCCAGGCCCTCGCCGATAAAGTGCCCGGCCTCAAGCTGCAAGTGGTGGAAGGGCGCGGCCACATGCTGCCGATCACCGCCACGGCGCGGGTGGTCGAGGCCGTGCTGCACGTGGCCAAGCGCGTGCGCCCGGTGGAAACGGCCACGGTCCTGCATCCGCCCTTTGCCTTGGCGAACAAATAA
- a CDS encoding flavin-containing monooxygenase — translation MNAHSDSIDIAIIGSGFAGLCMAIKLKEAGLTDFFIAEQADTLGGTWRDNHYPGCACDVQSHVYSFSFAPNPDWTRQFAPQAEIRAYLEDCAVRFGLAPYLRFGMGLKRAVFDEQLQRWQLSFSDGRHVSARVLVSGMGALARPALPEIPGLETFKGKRFHSQQWDHAYALKGKRVAVIGTGASAIQFVPQIAPQVAHLDLFQRTPPWIMPKPDRGISAFERWLFRHLPVTQRLVRGAFYWALEGRVLGFALHPQLMKMVQKVALRHLRKQVPRPSLRKALTPDYTIGCKRVLISNDYYPALSRSNVEVVTDNILRIEADGVITADGIKHPADCLIFGTGFQATDPLPRDCIIGRDGVDLMDIWRDGAHAYKGTTVPGYPNLFLIIGPNTGLGHNSMILMIEAQVTYILDALRQMQRHRIATVDVKPMVEQAYNRQLQDQLKRTIWNTGGCQSWYLDPRTGKNTTLWPASTWRFKRVTRQFALKDYAVDLLPLTAPPRPATAPHSTAEGSLS, via the coding sequence ATGAATGCCCACAGTGATTCCATCGACATCGCCATCATCGGTTCGGGTTTTGCCGGCCTGTGCATGGCCATCAAACTCAAGGAAGCGGGGCTCACCGACTTCTTTATCGCCGAGCAGGCCGACACCCTCGGCGGCACCTGGCGGGACAACCATTACCCCGGTTGCGCCTGCGATGTGCAGTCCCACGTGTATTCGTTTTCCTTTGCACCCAACCCGGACTGGACTCGGCAGTTCGCGCCGCAAGCGGAAATCCGCGCCTACCTGGAAGACTGCGCGGTGCGCTTCGGATTGGCGCCCTACCTGCGTTTCGGCATGGGCCTAAAGCGCGCGGTGTTCGATGAACAGCTACAACGCTGGCAGTTGAGTTTCAGCGATGGCCGCCACGTCAGTGCGCGGGTGCTGGTGTCGGGCATGGGCGCCCTGGCACGCCCGGCGCTGCCGGAGATTCCGGGGCTGGAAACCTTCAAGGGCAAGCGCTTCCACTCCCAGCAGTGGGATCACGCATACGCCTTGAAGGGCAAGCGCGTGGCGGTGATCGGCACAGGGGCCAGTGCCATCCAGTTCGTGCCGCAGATTGCGCCGCAGGTGGCGCACCTGGATCTGTTCCAGCGCACTCCACCGTGGATCATGCCCAAGCCCGACCGCGGGATTTCAGCGTTCGAACGCTGGCTGTTCAGACACCTGCCTGTTACCCAGCGCCTGGTGCGTGGCGCCTTCTACTGGGCACTGGAAGGCCGTGTGCTGGGATTTGCGCTGCACCCGCAGCTGATGAAAATGGTGCAGAAAGTCGCCCTGCGCCACCTTCGCAAACAAGTGCCGCGCCCTTCCCTGCGCAAGGCCCTGACGCCGGACTACACCATTGGCTGCAAGCGTGTGCTGATCTCAAATGACTACTACCCGGCGCTGTCGCGCAGCAATGTCGAGGTGGTGACCGACAACATCCTGCGTATCGAAGCCGACGGTGTGATCACAGCCGACGGTATCAAGCACCCGGCCGACTGCCTGATTTTCGGCACCGGCTTCCAGGCCACTGACCCGCTGCCCCGGGACTGCATCATCGGTCGCGACGGTGTGGACCTGATGGACATCTGGCGCGACGGCGCACACGCCTATAAGGGCACCACGGTGCCGGGCTATCCCAACCTGTTTCTGATCATCGGGCCCAACACCGGCCTGGGGCATAACTCGATGATCCTGATGATCGAGGCGCAGGTCACCTACATCCTCGACGCGCTCAGGCAGATGCAGCGCCATCGCATCGCCACGGTGGACGTCAAACCGATGGTGGAACAGGCCTACAACCGTCAATTGCAAGACCAACTCAAGCGCACCATCTGGAACACCGGCGGTTGCCAGAGCTGGTACCTCGACCCACGTACCGGCAAGAACACCACTCTGTGGCCCGCTTCGACATGGCGCTTCAAGCGGGTCACCCGGCAGTTCGCACTCAAGGACTATGCGGTCGACCTGTTGCCCCTCACTGCGCCGCCCCGTCCGGCCACGGCGCCCCACTCCACGGCAGAAGGCAGCCTCTCATGA
- a CDS encoding SDR family NAD(P)-dependent oxidoreductase, with amino-acid sequence MKSFNGRVAAITGAASGMGRALALALAREGCHLALADKNAQGLEQTLALIKTSTLAPVTITTQVLDVADRQAMEAWAARCVAEHGQVNLVFNNAGVALSSTVEGVDYADLEWIVGINFWGVVHGTKAFLPHLKASGDGHVINTSSVFGLFAQPGMSGYNATKFAVRGFTEALRQELDLQRCGVSATCVHPGGIRTDICRSSRIDANMTGFLIHSEQQARADFEKLFITDADQAAKVILQGVRKNKRRVLIGRDAYFLDLLARCLPAAYQALVVLASKRMAPKQRRPVFETNDEPRL; translated from the coding sequence ATGAAGTCATTCAACGGCCGCGTGGCGGCGATTACCGGCGCGGCATCCGGCATGGGTCGCGCCTTGGCCCTGGCACTCGCGCGCGAAGGTTGCCACCTGGCACTGGCGGACAAAAACGCCCAAGGCCTGGAGCAGACCCTGGCACTGATCAAGACCTCAACCCTGGCGCCGGTGACGATTACCACCCAGGTCCTGGATGTGGCCGACCGCCAGGCCATGGAGGCTTGGGCGGCGCGCTGCGTGGCCGAGCATGGCCAGGTCAACCTGGTGTTCAACAACGCCGGCGTGGCCCTGTCGAGTACAGTCGAAGGCGTGGACTACGCCGACCTGGAGTGGATCGTCGGCATCAACTTCTGGGGCGTGGTCCACGGCACCAAGGCGTTCCTGCCGCACCTCAAGGCCAGCGGCGACGGCCATGTGATCAACACGTCCAGCGTGTTCGGCCTGTTTGCCCAGCCCGGCATGAGCGGTTACAACGCGACCAAATTCGCCGTGCGCGGCTTTACCGAAGCCCTGCGCCAGGAGCTGGACCTGCAACGCTGCGGCGTCTCGGCCACCTGCGTGCACCCCGGCGGCATCCGCACCGATATCTGTCGCAGCAGCCGCATCGACGCGAACATGACCGGCTTCCTGATCCACAGCGAACAGCAGGCCCGCGCCGACTTCGAAAAACTCTTCATCACCGATGCCGACCAGGCCGCCAAGGTGATCCTGCAAGGCGTGCGCAAAAACAAGCGTCGCGTGCTGATTGGCCGCGACGCGTATTTCCTCGACCTGCTCGCCCGTTGCCTGCCGGCGGCCTATCAAGCGCTGGTGGTGCTGGCCAGCAAGCGCATGGCCCCCAAGCAACGCAGGCCAGTGTTTGAAACCAACGACGAGCCCCGTCTCTGA
- a CDS encoding metal-dependent hydrolase, whose translation MLPIRRDLHFALPAERITDWHEQGPFITHFFNALSLLFPQGELFFMDSVRHYRQRVDDPALKKQIQGFIGQEAMHSREHVAYNDLMQAAGLPAHTLDRRLKFILDLQKKHFAPSFNLAITIALEHYTAMLAEILLSDPSRFGDSLKGYQQMWYWHALEETEHKAVAFDVWNTVIKPGPKRYLLRTGTMLTTTVFFWLVVLDFHVRLLIADRKAGGHLKGFWRMLKFLYGPKGVFPRMLRPWLHYFKPGFHPWDHDNRARLAGIDRLVEEIEHTQRGY comes from the coding sequence ATGTTGCCGATCCGCCGCGACCTCCATTTTGCCCTGCCCGCCGAACGCATCACCGACTGGCACGAACAGGGCCCGTTCATCACGCATTTCTTCAATGCCTTGTCGCTGCTGTTCCCCCAGGGCGAACTGTTTTTCATGGACAGCGTGCGTCACTACCGCCAACGCGTCGACGATCCGGCGCTAAAGAAACAGATCCAGGGATTTATCGGCCAGGAGGCCATGCACAGCCGCGAACATGTGGCCTATAACGACCTGATGCAAGCAGCCGGGCTTCCGGCGCACACCCTGGACCGTCGGCTTAAATTCATTCTCGATCTGCAGAAGAAACACTTCGCACCGTCGTTCAACCTGGCGATCACCATTGCCCTTGAGCACTACACGGCGATGCTCGCGGAAATCCTCCTGAGTGACCCGTCGCGCTTTGGCGATTCGCTCAAGGGCTACCAGCAGATGTGGTATTGGCACGCCCTGGAAGAGACCGAACACAAGGCCGTGGCCTTTGATGTGTGGAACACGGTGATCAAACCCGGGCCCAAGCGTTACCTGCTGCGCACCGGAACCATGCTGACAACTACGGTGTTTTTCTGGCTGGTGGTGCTGGATTTTCATGTGCGGCTGTTGATTGCCGACCGCAAGGCGGGTGGGCACCTCAAAGGCTTCTGGCGCATGTTGAAATTTCTTTATGGCCCCAAGGGCGTCTTCCCACGCATGCTGCGGCCGTGGTTGCACTACTTCAAACCCGGCTTTCACCCCTGGGATCACGACAACCGTGCACGCCTGGCGGGTATCGATCGCTTGGTCGAGGAGATCGAACACACCCAACGCGGCTACTAG
- a CDS encoding PTS sugar transporter subunit IIC/EAL domain-containing protein, whose protein sequence is MAQTLFKLFFTQRLAALASADSLRAIREGLLWILPCLLVSAAFLILSECARVLGCSPQVVSFLAGLHNQISSVIPWLVAASIGYMLAIQHRLPQLPVAFLCLAHVVLATFILREYPRASATFLLFIAIASPLLNVPALAWLHRFRWTRLVNEDLVGHNLRGTINMVVPGAITALALVAALSLLLQIPYVAQLQGPQVLDALESPYGSGLFVTLMNSLLWFFGVHGVYAMQPLFDVLDQAVVLNGAALAAGEPIRYVLNGGLLGSFAFIGGSGGALCLLIAILLFSKSQSMRLVAVASLPLSLFNVSEVLLFGLPIILNPRLFIPFLLVPALNATVALTVVQLGWVSPAVASVPFTAPVLLNAYLSTHGDLAAVALQVTLLGLGTLVYAPYVRAIHRQAAEGGTVYLKSLDMTFRGLEEKGRLRELDPVLASHKALARQANELNRIQQISDYEFYLEYQPQVSTRTGLCTGCEALMRARDAQGTVHSPWEFLQWLAQARLMPDVDMWVASQAIRQYQKWQKLGFTLPMTINISSATLTDAAHGERLVEILAQAHGQVSVEITEDALVSDIPATRQNIQKLQGIGAKVYIDDFGTGFSALSYLHQFPVDFIKIDRSFVVAQHDPKGAQVLTGMLRFCEALNLGVVVEGVETAEQLAFLNTGAELIIQGWYFSKALPGDQLESFVRQRAAMAQV, encoded by the coding sequence ATGGCGCAAACGCTGTTCAAACTTTTCTTTACCCAGCGCCTGGCCGCTTTGGCCAGTGCCGATTCGTTGCGAGCGATCCGCGAAGGGCTGCTGTGGATCTTGCCGTGCCTGCTGGTGTCGGCGGCCTTTCTGATCCTGTCCGAATGCGCTCGGGTGTTGGGCTGCAGCCCGCAGGTGGTGAGCTTCCTGGCGGGGTTGCACAATCAGATCAGTTCGGTGATCCCGTGGCTGGTGGCCGCCTCCATTGGCTACATGCTGGCGATCCAGCACCGCCTGCCGCAATTGCCGGTGGCGTTCCTGTGCCTGGCCCATGTGGTCTTGGCGACGTTTATCCTGCGGGAATATCCCCGGGCATCGGCCACCTTCCTGCTGTTTATTGCTATTGCCTCGCCGCTGCTGAATGTACCGGCCTTGGCCTGGCTGCACCGTTTTCGCTGGACGCGGCTGGTCAACGAAGACCTGGTGGGGCACAACCTGCGAGGCACGATCAATATGGTGGTGCCAGGGGCCATTACCGCCCTGGCGCTGGTGGCAGCGCTGTCCTTGTTGTTGCAGATACCCTATGTGGCGCAGTTGCAGGGCCCCCAGGTGCTCGATGCGCTGGAATCGCCCTACGGCAGCGGTTTGTTTGTCACCCTGATGAACTCGCTGTTGTGGTTTTTCGGGGTTCACGGCGTCTATGCCATGCAACCGCTGTTTGATGTGCTGGACCAGGCCGTGGTGCTCAACGGCGCCGCGTTGGCAGCGGGCGAGCCAATCAGGTATGTGCTGAACGGCGGCCTGTTGGGCAGCTTTGCCTTTATCGGTGGTTCGGGCGGTGCGTTGTGTTTGTTGATCGCAATCCTGCTGTTTTCCAAGAGCCAGTCCATGCGCCTGGTGGCCGTGGCGAGTTTGCCGCTCTCGCTGTTCAACGTCAGTGAAGTCCTGCTGTTCGGCCTGCCGATCATCCTCAACCCGCGTCTGTTCATTCCGTTTCTACTGGTGCCCGCGCTGAACGCAACGGTGGCGCTTACCGTGGTGCAACTGGGCTGGGTATCCCCGGCGGTGGCCAGCGTCCCGTTTACCGCACCGGTGTTGCTCAATGCCTACCTGAGTACTCATGGCGACCTGGCGGCAGTCGCGCTGCAAGTGACGCTCCTGGGCCTGGGCACGCTGGTGTATGCACCCTATGTGCGCGCGATTCATCGCCAGGCTGCCGAAGGTGGCACGGTGTACCTCAAGTCCCTGGACATGACCTTCCGCGGCCTGGAAGAAAAAGGCCGGCTGCGCGAACTGGACCCGGTCCTGGCTTCCCACAAGGCCCTGGCGCGCCAGGCCAATGAACTGAATCGCATCCAGCAGATCAGCGATTATGAGTTCTATCTTGAATACCAGCCCCAGGTCTCGACCCGCACCGGGCTGTGTACTGGCTGCGAAGCGCTGATGCGCGCCCGCGATGCCCAGGGTACGGTGCATTCACCGTGGGAGTTCCTGCAATGGCTGGCCCAGGCGCGGTTGATGCCGGACGTGGATATGTGGGTGGCATCCCAGGCGATTCGCCAATACCAGAAATGGCAGAAACTCGGCTTTACCCTGCCGATGACCATCAATATTTCCAGCGCCACCCTGACCGACGCCGCCCACGGCGAGCGCCTGGTGGAGATCCTCGCCCAGGCCCATGGCCAGGTATCGGTGGAGATCACCGAAGACGCGCTGGTCAGCGATATCCCTGCCACGCGCCAGAACATCCAGAAACTGCAGGGCATCGGCGCCAAGGTCTATATCGATGATTTCGGCACCGGGTTTTCGGCCTTGAGTTACCTGCACCAGTTCCCGGTGGACTTCATCAAGATCGATCGCAGTTTTGTGGTGGCGCAGCACGATCCCAAGGGCGCCCAGGTCCTGACCGGCATGCTGCGTTTCTGCGAAGCGCTGAACCTGGGCGTGGTGGTGGAGGGCGTTGAGACCGCCGAGCAGTTGGCCTTCTTGAACACCGGCGCCGAGCTGATTATCCAGGGCTGGTATTTCAGCAAGGCACTGCCGGGGGACCAGTTGGAAAGCTTTGTGCGCCAGCGTGCGGCCATGGCGCAGGTCTAG
- a CDS encoding DUF6388 family protein: protein MSPPGDNHQLALDRFLNEHPDVAAELNTLNPLAAQAKGETLAQYRAERLHEAFEAEAERQGLFAWELTLRLTSQSPADFEARRLEVHKEVAQMAGLSWTEYCQLHDLAD from the coding sequence TTGTCACCTCCCGGCGATAACCACCAGCTCGCGCTGGATCGATTCCTGAACGAACATCCCGATGTGGCTGCCGAACTGAACACCCTGAACCCACTGGCCGCTCAGGCCAAGGGTGAAACCCTGGCACAGTACCGCGCCGAACGGCTGCATGAAGCCTTCGAGGCAGAAGCAGAACGCCAGGGTTTGTTTGCCTGGGAGCTGACCCTCAGGCTGACCAGCCAGTCCCCTGCTGACTTCGAGGCGCGGCGCCTGGAAGTACACAAGGAAGTTGCCCAGATGGCCGGCTTGAGTTGGACCGAATACTGCCAACTGCATGATTTGGCTGATTGA
- a CDS encoding serine/threonine-protein kinase yields the protein MSEVAGPPKLLAGRYQLDRLLGSGGMGVVYRARDMLHEAFGEPNAWVALKLLGDTLAESSDGHVLLYSEFALTRSLRHDHVVRTYAFEVDTPRQVAFFTMELLQGRTLDRILSECPYGLPWRELQPIALQLLDALAYAHRQGVLHGDVKPANIMLGEQGVRLFDFGLGHAEAEQAAGLPTLSRSRFKAWTPGYAAPELVAGGNISARADLYGAACVIYELAQGRRPGEHQSDQPLSRPRQLPRRCWPALRSALALDPECRTIAVEELCEAMNRRRRYWFV from the coding sequence ATGAGCGAGGTCGCCGGCCCGCCGAAACTGCTTGCGGGGCGCTATCAGCTGGATCGGCTATTGGGCAGCGGTGGCATGGGAGTGGTCTACCGAGCCCGGGATATGCTGCACGAGGCGTTCGGCGAGCCCAACGCGTGGGTGGCTCTCAAGTTGTTGGGCGATACGCTTGCCGAATCTTCCGACGGCCATGTATTGCTGTACAGCGAGTTTGCCCTGACCCGGAGCCTGCGGCACGATCACGTGGTCAGAACGTACGCTTTCGAGGTCGATACTCCGCGTCAGGTTGCGTTCTTCACCATGGAATTGCTGCAGGGCAGGACCCTTGACCGCATCCTCTCGGAGTGCCCGTATGGATTGCCGTGGCGGGAGTTGCAACCCATCGCCCTGCAACTGTTGGATGCACTGGCTTATGCCCACAGGCAGGGCGTTCTGCATGGCGATGTGAAACCGGCCAATATCATGCTGGGCGAGCAGGGAGTGCGGCTGTTCGATTTCGGCCTGGGCCATGCCGAGGCGGAGCAGGCTGCGGGGCTGCCCACCTTGAGTCGCAGTCGCTTTAAGGCTTGGACGCCCGGGTATGCGGCGCCGGAACTGGTGGCCGGGGGAAACATCTCCGCCAGGGCCGACTTGTATGGCGCCGCCTGCGTAATCTATGAGCTCGCCCAGGGACGGCGCCCCGGCGAGCATCAGTCGGATCAGCCATTGTCCAGGCCTCGGCAATTGCCTCGGCGGTGTTGGCCGGCATTGCGTTCTGCGCTGGCCCTGGACCCTGAGTGCCGAACCATTGCCGTCGAGGAGTTGTGCGAAGCGATGAATAGACGACGGCGCTACTGGTTTGTGTAG
- a CDS encoding PP2C family protein-serine/threonine phosphatase, producing MHADGCSAGRTARGKTRARNEDAFLDCPRRGCWAVADGMGGHLAGDLASHWVISSLASLPDQGSFDERIDAIRRCLRWLDRQMGQATTEQAAHGIMGSTVVALLLEGNRAACIWVGDSRCYLWRGRRLYQLSRDHSLWQQLMDKQQLSLEQALAHPDARALTRAIGGRQPLSLAVLEFITQPGDVFLLCSDGLYQGLSHGELGSALSVGPPRQVVDRLFSDVLRGAAQDDLTAVVVQP from the coding sequence GTGCATGCCGATGGGTGCAGCGCCGGGCGAACGGCGCGAGGCAAGACACGCGCGCGCAATGAGGATGCGTTCCTCGACTGCCCCCGGCGCGGTTGTTGGGCGGTAGCGGACGGAATGGGTGGGCATTTGGCTGGGGATTTGGCCAGCCACTGGGTCATCAGCAGCCTGGCTTCGTTGCCCGACCAAGGCAGCTTTGACGAACGGATCGATGCCATACGCCGCTGCTTGCGATGGCTCGACCGTCAAATGGGGCAAGCCACGACGGAACAAGCTGCCCACGGCATCATGGGCAGCACCGTGGTTGCGTTGCTGCTGGAGGGTAATCGCGCAGCCTGCATCTGGGTCGGGGACAGCCGTTGCTATCTTTGGCGGGGACGACGTTTGTACCAACTGTCGCGGGACCATTCCCTGTGGCAGCAACTGATGGACAAGCAGCAGTTGAGCCTGGAACAGGCCCTGGCGCATCCGGATGCCAGGGCGCTGACCCGTGCCATTGGTGGTCGGCAGCCATTGAGCCTGGCGGTGCTGGAGTTCATTACCCAACCTGGGGATGTGTTTTTATTGTGCAGCGATGGTTTGTATCAGGGCCTCAGCCATGGCGAGTTGGGCAGCGCCTTGAGTGTGGGGCCGCCCCGCCAGGTAGTGGATCGGTTGTTTTCCGACGTGCTACGGGGGGCGGCCCAGGATGACCTGACGGCCGTGGTAGTCCAGCCATGA